In the Corvus cornix cornix isolate S_Up_H32 chromosome 20, ASM73873v5, whole genome shotgun sequence genome, one interval contains:
- the TGM2 gene encoding protein-glutamine gamma-glutamyltransferase 2 isoform X2: MAEELVLETWDLHCDRNGQEHRTADMGCKVLVVRRGQPFTITLRFSGRGYEEGVDKLAFNVATGPCPNETSGTSFHFVMTDCPEESCWSAVIQQQDGESLSVSLCSPPNACIGRYSMTLETRTDYQGSSFQIGDFVLLFNPWHPEDTVFMRDENERREYVLSQHGLIYQGTCDYIFSIPWNFGQFEDEILDICLNMLDINPKHLRDQNRDCSRRNDPVYIGRVVSAMVNCNDEDRGVLFGRWDNRYEDGMSPMAWIGSVDILKRWKKFGCQPVKYGQCWVFAAVACTVMRCLGVPSRVVTNYNSAHDTNANLTIDRYVNEKGEQERSSWDKIWNFHCWVESWMARPDLAAGYDGWQALDPTPQEKSEGVYCCGPAPVKAIKEGDMQLKYDIPFIFAEVNADVVYWVVQGDGMEKQSIRSSDVGKYISTKSVGRDSREDITHNYKYPEGSEEERAVFEKAEHQKKSIGEEDEGLHLRIKVSEGANKGSDFDVFAVVSNNTDEERVCRVTLCARATSHNGTVGPLCGLTDPADIDIEPRAEKRVPLRILYEEYRDKLTQDNLIKVVALLNDHQTGDILVAVRDIYVENPKIKIRILGEPMQNRKLVAEISLVNPLAVPLNGCVFVVEGTGLTDGHFVKELEEPLEPQAEAKFRMDLMPRLSGLQKLMVDFESDQLTGVKSYRNVIIAPQPM, from the exons ATGGCCGAAG agctggtgctggagaCATGGGACCTGCACTGCGACCGCAACGGGCAGGAGCACCGGACGGCGGACATGGGCTGCAAGGTGCTGGTGGTGCGGCGGGGGCAGCCCTTCACCATCACCCTGCGCTTCTCGGGCCGCGGCTACGAGGAGGGCGTGGACAAACTCGCCTTCAACGTCGCGACAG GGCCATGCCCCAATGAGACATCAGGAACCAGCTTCCACTTTGTCATGACTGACTGCCCGGAGGAATCGTGCTGGAGCGCCGTGATCCAGCAGCAGGACGGGGAGTCCCTTTCtgtctccctctgctccccacccaACGCCTGCATTGGCCGCTACAGCATGACCCTGGAGACCCGCACTGACTACCAGGGCTCCAGCTTCCAAATTGGGGACTTTGTCCTGCTCTTCAACCCCTGGCACCCAG AGGACACCGTTTTCATGCGTGACGAGAACGAGCGACGTGAGTATGTCCTGTCCCAGCACGGGCTTATCTACCAGGGTACCTGTGATTACATCTTCTCCATCCCGTGGAACTTTGGCCAG TTCGAGGATGAGATCTTAGACATCTGCCTCAACATGCTGGACATAAACCCCAAACACCTGAGGGACCAGAACCGGGATTGCTCCCGCCGCAATGACCCCGTGTACATTGGCAGGGTGGTGAGCGCCATG GTAAACTGTAATGACGAGGACCGGGGGGTGCTGTTTGGGCGGTGGGACAACCGCTACGAGGATGGGATGAGCCCCATGGCCTGGATTGGGAGTGTGGATATTCTCAAGAGGTGGAAGAAATTTGGGTGCCAGCCAGTCAAGTATGGCCAGTGCTGGGTCTTTGCTGCTGTGGCGTGCACGG TCATGCGGTGCCTGGGAGTCCCCAGCCGGGTGGTGACCAACTACAACTCAGCCCATGACACAAATGCCAACCTGACCATTGACCGCTACGTCAACGAGAAGGGGGAGCAGGAGAGATCGTCCTGGGACAAGATCTG GAACTTCCACTGCTGGGTGGAGTCATGGATGGCCCGTCCAGACCTGGCAGCTGGCTATGATGGGTGGCAGGCGCTGGACCCGACGCCCCAGGAGAAGAGTGAAG GAGTTTACTGCTGCGGGCCAGCCCCCGTCAAAGCCATCAAAGAGGGTGACATGCAGCTCAAGTACGACATCCCCTTCATCTTTGCGGAGGTGAACGCCGACGTGGTGTACTGGGTGGTGCAGGGCGACGGGATGGAGAAGCAGAGCATCCGATCCTCAGATGTGGGGAAGTACATCAGCACCAAGAGCGTAGGCAGGGACAGCCGGGAGGACATCACCCACAACTACAAATACCCGGAGG GGTCTGAGGAGGAGCGGGCGGTGTTTGAGAAGGCAGAGCATCAGAAGAAGTCCATCggggaggaggatgaggggCTGCACCTCAGGATCAAGGTGTCAGAGGGTGCAAACAAGGGCAGCGACTTCGATGTCTTTGCCGTCGTCAGCAACAACACAGACGAGGAGCGTGTCTGCAGGGTGACGCTGTGCGCCCGTGCCACCAGCCACAACGGCACCGTCGGGCCCCTGTGCGGCCTCACGGACCCAGCTGACATCGACATTGAGCCCAGGGCAG AGAAGAGGGTGCCCCTGCGCATCCTGTACGAAGAGTACAGGGACAAACTGACCCAGGACAACCTCATCAAGGTGGTGGCTCTCCTGAATGATCACCAGACAGGCGACATCCTCGTGGCTGTCAGGGATATTTATGTTGAGAATCCAAAGATCAAGATCAGG ATTTTAGGAGAGCCGATGCAGAATCGGAAGCTGGTGGCAGAGATCAGCCTGGTGAACCCCCTTGCGGTGCCCCTGAATGGCTGCGTGTTCGTGGTGGAGGGCACCGGCCTCACCGACGGGCACTTTGTCAAGGAGCT TGAGGAGCCGCTGGAGCCGCAGGCGGAGGCCAAATTCCGGATGGATCTGATGCCGCGGCTGTCAGGGCTGCAGAAGCTGATGGTGGACTTTGAGAGTGACCAGCTGACGGGGGTGAAAAGCTACCGCAACGTCATCATCGCACCCCAGCCCATGTGA
- the TGM2 gene encoding protein-glutamine gamma-glutamyltransferase 2 isoform X1, protein MLCQRHLEAQGSVELVLETWDLHCDRNGQEHRTADMGCKVLVVRRGQPFTITLRFSGRGYEEGVDKLAFNVATGPCPNETSGTSFHFVMTDCPEESCWSAVIQQQDGESLSVSLCSPPNACIGRYSMTLETRTDYQGSSFQIGDFVLLFNPWHPEDTVFMRDENERREYVLSQHGLIYQGTCDYIFSIPWNFGQFEDEILDICLNMLDINPKHLRDQNRDCSRRNDPVYIGRVVSAMVNCNDEDRGVLFGRWDNRYEDGMSPMAWIGSVDILKRWKKFGCQPVKYGQCWVFAAVACTVMRCLGVPSRVVTNYNSAHDTNANLTIDRYVNEKGEQERSSWDKIWNFHCWVESWMARPDLAAGYDGWQALDPTPQEKSEGVYCCGPAPVKAIKEGDMQLKYDIPFIFAEVNADVVYWVVQGDGMEKQSIRSSDVGKYISTKSVGRDSREDITHNYKYPEGSEEERAVFEKAEHQKKSIGEEDEGLHLRIKVSEGANKGSDFDVFAVVSNNTDEERVCRVTLCARATSHNGTVGPLCGLTDPADIDIEPRAEKRVPLRILYEEYRDKLTQDNLIKVVALLNDHQTGDILVAVRDIYVENPKIKIRILGEPMQNRKLVAEISLVNPLAVPLNGCVFVVEGTGLTDGHFVKELEEPLEPQAEAKFRMDLMPRLSGLQKLMVDFESDQLTGVKSYRNVIIAPQPM, encoded by the exons ATGCTCTGCCAGAGACATCTGGAAGCACAGGGCAGTGTGG agctggtgctggagaCATGGGACCTGCACTGCGACCGCAACGGGCAGGAGCACCGGACGGCGGACATGGGCTGCAAGGTGCTGGTGGTGCGGCGGGGGCAGCCCTTCACCATCACCCTGCGCTTCTCGGGCCGCGGCTACGAGGAGGGCGTGGACAAACTCGCCTTCAACGTCGCGACAG GGCCATGCCCCAATGAGACATCAGGAACCAGCTTCCACTTTGTCATGACTGACTGCCCGGAGGAATCGTGCTGGAGCGCCGTGATCCAGCAGCAGGACGGGGAGTCCCTTTCtgtctccctctgctccccacccaACGCCTGCATTGGCCGCTACAGCATGACCCTGGAGACCCGCACTGACTACCAGGGCTCCAGCTTCCAAATTGGGGACTTTGTCCTGCTCTTCAACCCCTGGCACCCAG AGGACACCGTTTTCATGCGTGACGAGAACGAGCGACGTGAGTATGTCCTGTCCCAGCACGGGCTTATCTACCAGGGTACCTGTGATTACATCTTCTCCATCCCGTGGAACTTTGGCCAG TTCGAGGATGAGATCTTAGACATCTGCCTCAACATGCTGGACATAAACCCCAAACACCTGAGGGACCAGAACCGGGATTGCTCCCGCCGCAATGACCCCGTGTACATTGGCAGGGTGGTGAGCGCCATG GTAAACTGTAATGACGAGGACCGGGGGGTGCTGTTTGGGCGGTGGGACAACCGCTACGAGGATGGGATGAGCCCCATGGCCTGGATTGGGAGTGTGGATATTCTCAAGAGGTGGAAGAAATTTGGGTGCCAGCCAGTCAAGTATGGCCAGTGCTGGGTCTTTGCTGCTGTGGCGTGCACGG TCATGCGGTGCCTGGGAGTCCCCAGCCGGGTGGTGACCAACTACAACTCAGCCCATGACACAAATGCCAACCTGACCATTGACCGCTACGTCAACGAGAAGGGGGAGCAGGAGAGATCGTCCTGGGACAAGATCTG GAACTTCCACTGCTGGGTGGAGTCATGGATGGCCCGTCCAGACCTGGCAGCTGGCTATGATGGGTGGCAGGCGCTGGACCCGACGCCCCAGGAGAAGAGTGAAG GAGTTTACTGCTGCGGGCCAGCCCCCGTCAAAGCCATCAAAGAGGGTGACATGCAGCTCAAGTACGACATCCCCTTCATCTTTGCGGAGGTGAACGCCGACGTGGTGTACTGGGTGGTGCAGGGCGACGGGATGGAGAAGCAGAGCATCCGATCCTCAGATGTGGGGAAGTACATCAGCACCAAGAGCGTAGGCAGGGACAGCCGGGAGGACATCACCCACAACTACAAATACCCGGAGG GGTCTGAGGAGGAGCGGGCGGTGTTTGAGAAGGCAGAGCATCAGAAGAAGTCCATCggggaggaggatgaggggCTGCACCTCAGGATCAAGGTGTCAGAGGGTGCAAACAAGGGCAGCGACTTCGATGTCTTTGCCGTCGTCAGCAACAACACAGACGAGGAGCGTGTCTGCAGGGTGACGCTGTGCGCCCGTGCCACCAGCCACAACGGCACCGTCGGGCCCCTGTGCGGCCTCACGGACCCAGCTGACATCGACATTGAGCCCAGGGCAG AGAAGAGGGTGCCCCTGCGCATCCTGTACGAAGAGTACAGGGACAAACTGACCCAGGACAACCTCATCAAGGTGGTGGCTCTCCTGAATGATCACCAGACAGGCGACATCCTCGTGGCTGTCAGGGATATTTATGTTGAGAATCCAAAGATCAAGATCAGG ATTTTAGGAGAGCCGATGCAGAATCGGAAGCTGGTGGCAGAGATCAGCCTGGTGAACCCCCTTGCGGTGCCCCTGAATGGCTGCGTGTTCGTGGTGGAGGGCACCGGCCTCACCGACGGGCACTTTGTCAAGGAGCT TGAGGAGCCGCTGGAGCCGCAGGCGGAGGCCAAATTCCGGATGGATCTGATGCCGCGGCTGTCAGGGCTGCAGAAGCTGATGGTGGACTTTGAGAGTGACCAGCTGACGGGGGTGAAAAGCTACCGCAACGTCATCATCGCACCCCAGCCCATGTGA